GTCGGGGACCAGGACGTGGTCAGGACCGAGCCGTGGTCAGGACCGGAGTGCGGTCAGGACGGGTGCGCTCAGGACGGGCTGGCCGAGGCGGTCACCGTCCCCGGCTGCTTGCCCTTGTTCGCGTCGGCGACCATCTTCTTCAGCGAGGCCGGGGTCAGCACCGCGGCGCCGGAGCCGTAGATGTTCTTGCCGTTGAGCAGCACCGTGGGCGTGGAGTCGAAGCCGGCGGAGTTGAAGGCGGCGTCGGACTTGCGCACCCACTCCTTGTGGGTGCCGCGCTCCACGCACGAGGTGAAGGCGGCGCTCGTGAGCCCGGGGACCTTCGCGGCCAGCGTGAGCAGGGTGGCGTTCTTGCTGAAGGCGTCGTCCTGCTCGTCGGGCTGGTTGGAGAAGAGGACATCGTGGAACGCCCGGAACTTTCCCTGGTCCTGGGCGCAGGCCGCCGCGTTCCCGGCGTTCAGCGAGCCGGAGCCGCCGAGGTTGCCGTCGATCAGGGTGACGAGGTGGTACTCGGTACGGATCTGGCCGTCGTCCTCCAGGCTGTGGATGGTCGGCGTGAAGCCCTTCTCGAAGGCGTCGCAGGCCGGGCAGCGGAAGTCCTCGTAGACGGTCAGCGTGGAGGGCGCGTCCGCGGCGCCGACCGGGATGACGAGGTTGTCCTTGCCGATGGCGCCGCGCGGGGCGACCACCGGACCGGCGGAGTCGCTGCCGCCGCCGCTGTCGTGGTCGGCGACGGCCACGCCGATGCCGGCCGCCGCGGCGAGGACGACGACGACCCCGCCGGCCGCGATCAGGGTGCGCTTGCGTTTGGCGCGGGCCTTCTCTTGCTCCCGCTGGGCGTACAGCTCTTCCCGGGCGGTGCGCTTCGCCTCGCGGTTCTTGTGGCTCATCACGTCCGGCAAACGTCCGCGGCGGCGCCTTGTGGGGTGCGCCGCCGCGTTTTTCCCTCTCCGGAGTGACCCGAACCCCTCTCCCGAGTGAGTTTTCCGCCCGCCCGTGCCCCCCGTCGTGCCGGGGAGCGCCGGCCTCCGGGGGCGGCGGTCACGGCCCCCGGAGGTCTCGGCGGAACGCTGCGGGCAGTTCCCTCAGCGGGTGACGGCGGCGGCCAGCTCGGCCGCCAGCTCCTTGACGGCGGTCAGGCCCGCCGGGAGGTCGCCCTCGTGCTGGAGCAGCCGGCTGACGAAGGCGGAGCCCACGATCACGCCGTCCGCGAAGGCGGCGACCTCCGCGGCCTGGGCGGCGTTGGAGACGCCCAGGCCCACGCAGACCGGCAGGTCCGTGGTGGCGCGGGTGCGGCGCACCAGGTCGGCGGCCTGGCTGCCGACCTGGGTGCGGGTGCCGGTGACGCCCATGACGGAGGCCGCGTAGACGAAGCCGCTGCCGGCCGCGGTGATCGCCGCCAGCCGTTCGTCACGGCTGGAGGGGGCGACCACGAAGACGGTGGCCAGGCCGTGCTCGGCGGCCGCCTCCCGCCAGGCCGCGGACTCCTGCACCGGCAGGTCGGGCAGGATGCATCCGGCGCCGCCCGCCGCGGCCAGCTCCTTGGCGAAGCGCGCCGCGCCGTAGCGGTCCACCGGGTTCCAGTACGTCATCACCAGCACCGGCCGGCGGTAGGCGGCGAACGCCTCCCGGACGGTGCGCAGGACGTCGGCGATGCGCACGTGGTTGTGGTTGAGGGCGATGTCGTCGGCGGTCTGGATGACCGGGCCGTCCAGCACCGGGTCGCTGTGCGGCAGGCCGACCTCGACGATGTCGGCGCCGCCCGCGAAGGCCGCCTTGACCGCCTCGGTGGCGCCGTCCAGGGTCGGGAAGCCGGCGGGCAGGTACGCCACCAGGGCGGCCCGGTCCTGCTTCCTGGTGCCGGCCAGCACCTCGTCGAGCAGGGCGACCTGCCCGCCGAAGAACTCCTCGCCGGCGCCGGTGCCGGTCGCGGTGCCCGCGTCCACCGCCGTCGTGCCGGTGGCGCCCGTCGTGCCCGTCGTGCCCGTCGTCTTCGTGCTCACTTGCCCGCCCCCGTCTGCATGCCGTTGCCGCTGGTGCTGCCGCTCTCGCCGCCGGTCTCGCCGTCCGCGCCGTCGTAGAGGCCGAAGTAGCGGGCGGCGGTGTCCATGTCCTTGTCGCCGCGCCCGGAGAGGTTGATCACGATGACCGCCTCCGGGCCCAGCTCGCGGCCGAGCTCCAGGGCGCCGGCGAGGGCGTGGGCGCTCTCGATGGCCGGGATGATGCCCTCGGTACGCGACAGCAGCCGCAGCGCCTGCATCGACGCGTCGTCGGTCACCGCCCGGTACTGCGCCCGGCCGGTGTCCTTCAGCCACGCGTGCTCGGGGCCGACGCCCGGGTAGTCGAGGCCGGCGGAGATCGAGTAGGGCTCGATGATCTGGCCCTCGTCGTCCTGGAGGACGTAGGAGCGCGAGCCGTGCAGTATGCCGGGCTCGCCGACGGTCAGGGTGGCCGCGTGCTCACCGGAGTCCACCCCGTGGCCGGCCGGCTCGCAGCCCACCAGCCGCACCCCGGTGTCGGGGATGAAGGCGTGGAACAGGCCCATGGCGTTGGAGCCGCCGCCGACGCAGGCGACCACGGCGTCCGGCAGCCGGCCGGTGCGCTCCAGCACCTGGCGGCGGGCCTCGACACCGATCACCCGGTGGAAGTCGCGCACCATCGCGGGGAACGGGTGCGGGCCGGCCACGGTGCCGAACAGGTAGTGCGTGGAGTCGACGTTCGCCACCCAGTCGCGGAACGCCTCGTTGATGGCGTCCTTGAGGGTGCGGCTGCCGGAGGTCACGGAGACCACCTCGGCGCCCAGCATCCGCATCCGGGCGACGTTCAGCGCCTGCCGCCGGGTGTCGACCTCACCCATGTAGATGGTGCACTCCAGGCCGAACAGCGCGCAGGCGGTGGCGGTGGCCACGCCGTGCTGTCCGGCGCCGGTCTCGGCGATGACCCGGGTCTTGCCCATCCGGCGGGTCAGCAGCGCCTGCCCCAGCACGTTGTTGATCTTGTGGGAGCCGGTGTGGTTCAGGTCCTCCCGCTTGAGGAAGACCCGGGCGCCGCCGGCGTGCTCGGCGAACCGGGCCACCTCGGTCAGCGGGCTGGGCCGGCCGGTGTAGTGGGCGAGCAGGCCGTCGAGCTCGGCGGCGAACGCCGGGTCGGCCTTGGCCTTCTCGTACTCCGTGGCGACCTCGTCGACCGCGGCGACCAGGGCCTCGGGGATGAACTTCCCCCCGAAGGGCCCGAAGTAGCCCTCCGTGGACGGCTGCGCGCCCTCCGGGTCGGGCAGGAAGAAGCGCCCCGCGTCGGCGGAGTCGGGGGACACGTCGTGTTCTGGCATGACAGGACCTCGGTGCGTGTGAGGTGGTGGAAGACCGGCGCGGACACGCGCCGTCACGGCATGCTGGCGGGCCGAAGCCACGCGGTCCGCGTCCGGGGAGCCCTCCCGACGGCCGGGCGGAAGGTACCGCGGGCCGTCGTACGGGCGTGCTCGGGCAGGAGCCGGGGCCTCAGCCGCGGCGCCATCGCCTTCCGTTCACCTGGCCGGGTTCGCAGCCGATCACGTACCGCACCCGGCGGCCCAGCACCTTGCGCGCGGGCGCGCGGCAGCCGCGGGGGCGGCAGCCGGGGGCCAGGCGGGAGGCGATGGACATGCGGGCAGTCTAGTGCCTCGCCCGACGGAGTCCGTCCGGGGTCACCAGGTCACCGCCGCCGCGCGGGGCGCTCCCCCGGGCACGCGCGCCGGAGGAGACACCGCGGAGACCTCGGGAAGGCCGCCGGGACTCGGCAGGCCGTCCGGCACCCGCCGGGACGTCCGGGACTCGTAGGGACGTCCGACTGCCGGCCGCAGCGGCGGCGGGGCCGGCCGGCGGCCTCAGCGGCCGTTGCGCAGCGCGGGGTGCGCGCCGGCGGCCACCAGGTCGGCGACGGCGGTACGCGGGTCCCGCCCGGTGACCAGGGACTCGCCGACCAGCACCGCGTCGGCGCCGTCGTGCGCGTACGCGATCAGGTCGTGCGGGCCGCGCACACCGGACTCGGCGACCTTGACGATGTGGTCGGGGATCTCCGGGGCGACCCGGGCGAAGGTGTCCCGGTCGACCTCAAGGGTCTTGAGGTTGCGCGCGTTGACGCCGATCACCCGGGCGCCGGCGTCCACGGCCCGCTGGACCTCGGCCTCGTCGTGCACCTCGACCAGCGGGGTCAGCCCGATGGACTCGGCCCGCTCCACCAGCGACTCCAGCACCGGCTGCTCCAGCGCGGCCACGATCAGCAGCACCAGGTCGGCGCCGTAGGCGCGCGCCTCCCACAGCTGGTAGGAGGTGACGACGAAGTCCTTGCGCAGCACCGCGGTGTCCACCTTGGCGCGGACGGCCTCCAGGTCGGCGAGCGAGCCGCCGAACCGGCGCTGCTCGGTGAGGACGCTGATGGCGGCGGCGCCACCCGCCTCGTACTCGGCGGCCAGCGCGGCCGGGTCGGCGATCGCGGCGAGCGGGCCCTTGGAGGGGCTGGACCGCTTCACCTCGCAGATCACCTTGACGCCCTCGCCGCGCAGCGCGGCGACGCCGTCGCGGGCGTCGCGGGCGCGGGCCGCGCGCTCCTTCAGCTCGTCGAGGGTGACCCTGGCCTGACGCTCGGCGAGGTCGGCACGTACTCCGTCGATGATCTCGTCGAGCACACTCACGCGAGAACTTCCCTTCGGCCGGCCGAGCAGCGAAATGATCACGCCAGTGTCGGTGGACCACTGGCTCTCCGATGGTATCCGGCAGCGCCCGCCGAGCCCGAATCGCACCTCCCATAGTCCCACTACCTGGACGTATGCACCCACCGCCGCCCTGTCCCGCGGCCCCGCGACGGGCTCTCCTCAGGGCGACAGGGCCCGTCCGAACGGCAGGTTCCGGACAACCGTGAAGACCACCGCGACCACCACCAGCGCCCGCCGGGCGCCCGGCCGCAGCACCGGCGCGTAGGGCAGTCCGCGCGCCGAGCGGACCGCCCACACCGTCCACACCACCGCGAACGCGGCGTATCCGGCGACGGCCAGCGCGTTGCACCGGAGGCCGGCCCGCAGCTGCCCGTGGACGAGGGCGTGGGCGCCGCGCAGCCCGCCGCACGCGGGGCAGTTCAGGCCGGTGTAGTACCGCAGCGGGCACAGCGGGTAGTGGCCCGGCCGGTCGGGGTCGACAGCCCCCACGTACGCGAACGCCGCGGCCACGGCGCCCAGCACCGCCAGGGGCACCGCGAGCCGCCGCGCCGCCCCGGGCCGGGGCTTCCGCTCGGTCGCGGGCTCGGTCGCCGGCTCGGGCCCGGGCCTCGGGGGCACCCCGCCGGCCGGGTCGGCCACCGCTCGGCTACGGCTGCTCATGGCCCGATCCTGCGCCTCCCGGGCGCGCGCCGCCCCCGGACCGCCCCCACCTGGGTCGGGGGGCGAGCGGTCTGGCCGTCGGGCGCCAACGCAGAACGGCACCCCAGCTGGGGTGCCGTTACGGGGTTGCCCAAGGTGATCGGGGCCCGGGTGGGGTCGGAGAGCCGACCGGGGGTTCAGGCGCGGGCGTGCTCGCGGGCCTCGGTGGAGCCGGCCCGAACGGGCGAGGTCTCGATCGGCTCGTACTTCTGGCCCAGACCCATCAGCTTCATGATCCCGCCGACCAGCGCGCCCACGGCGATCAGGGCGATGCCGACCCAGAATCCCACGGTGTTGTCGGCGACCATGAAGGCGCCGCCCACGCAGAATCCGATGAAGGCGATGATCACGCCGGTCCACGCGGCCGGAGTGTGTCCGTGACCGTGCGCTTCCGCCATGGGTGCTCCCTGTCGTGTCCAGTGGGGGCGTCCTCGGCCTCCCGCTACGTCCCCCATTGTTGCGCGTACCTGGGCAGGCTCGCGCACGGGGGTTGGTGCCGGGCGGGTGGTGTCGGACCGGACGGGCCGCCGACGGCCCCACGACGGACCAGGGGAAGGGCCGTACGGGGCGCCGTGGGAAGGGCCGTACGGCGTCCGCCGACGGATGGCCGGCGGGTCGCCGCAGGGCCGCTCGGCCAGGACGGCACCCGCGCGGGCACGGGGTACGGGTACGGGGGGCGGGGCCGCTGCCCTGCGGGCGGGCCACCGGTATGGGGCGGCTCCCGCCCCGCCCGGCGGCGGTTACGCGCCGGTGGGGTCCTCGCCGCGGTCGAGGGCCTTCCAGAGGTCCTCGGACCGCTCCGGGTCGATCGGCTTGGGGGCCCGGCCACGCGGTCCCGCCGCGCCGCCCGCGCGCTCGTAGCGGCCGGACATCGCGGGCCACCGCGACCCCCACACGAGGGCAAGCACGCCCGCGACCAGCAGCAGCAGGCCGCCGACGGCCGCGGCGACGGGCCAGAACGTCACGGTGGTGCGGGCGGCGGTGGCGTGCGCGAGGCTGGTGGCGGTGGCCGCGGCGGCGTTCAGCGCGCCGTGGTCGCCGCGCCGCGACAGGGCCACGACGGCCGCGCCGAGGCCGCTGAGCGCGAGGAGGGCGGAGACGACGTAGCGGCCGATCCGGCGGACGGCGAAGACGGCGACCAGCGCGGCCAGCCCGACCAGGGCGAGCGCCCCGGGCAGGGCGGTGGTCTGGCTGCCGGTGGCGTGCACCGGGAGGGAGCCGCCGCCGGTGACGGCCACGCCGTGCGACCACGTCCGGCTCGCCGCGTAGAGGACGACGGTGGAGCCGACGACGCCGCAGGCCAGCGCCGCGGCGAGGGCCAGGTGGGCGGTGCGGCGGCCGGGGTCGGTGCGGCCGACGACGGCGGGCGCGTCCGGCGCGGCGGCCTCCGGGGCGAGGACGCCGGCTTCCGCGGCGGGGGCGGGGGCGGGCTGCTCGTGCGCGGCCGGGGACGTGTTCACCCCTCCACTATCCCCTGCCCGGCGCGGACCCCGGTGCGCGGGGCGCCGCCCCGCATCCCCGGCCCCGCCTCGTCGACCGGCCCCGGCTGTCCCCCGCCGTCCCCCGCCGCCTCCCCGTCCGTGCCGCTCCGTCAGGCCCTCCGCCCCGGTCGCCCGCCGTGGTCCGCCGTCCGGGCAGGCCGCGCTCCCGGCGCCGTCCGGCCGTCGTCCCG
This portion of the Actinacidiphila yeochonensis CN732 genome encodes:
- a CDS encoding DsbA family protein — its product is MSHKNREAKRTAREELYAQREQEKARAKRKRTLIAAGGVVVVLAAAAGIGVAVADHDSGGGSDSAGPVVAPRGAIGKDNLVIPVGAADAPSTLTVYEDFRCPACDAFEKGFTPTIHSLEDDGQIRTEYHLVTLIDGNLGGSGSLNAGNAAACAQDQGKFRAFHDVLFSNQPDEQDDAFSKNATLLTLAAKVPGLTSAAFTSCVERGTHKEWVRKSDAAFNSAGFDSTPTVLLNGKNIYGSGAAVLTPASLKKMVADANKGKQPGTVTASASPS
- the trpA gene encoding tryptophan synthase subunit alpha, with the protein product MLDEVLAGTRKQDRAALVAYLPAGFPTLDGATEAVKAAFAGGADIVEVGLPHSDPVLDGPVIQTADDIALNHNHVRIADVLRTVREAFAAYRRPVLVMTYWNPVDRYGAARFAKELAAAGGAGCILPDLPVQESAAWREAAAEHGLATVFVVAPSSRDERLAAITAAGSGFVYAASVMGVTGTRTQVGSQAADLVRRTRATTDLPVCVGLGVSNAAQAAEVAAFADGVIVGSAFVSRLLQHEGDLPAGLTAVKELAAELAAAVTR
- the trpB gene encoding tryptophan synthase subunit beta, whose translation is MPEHDVSPDSADAGRFFLPDPEGAQPSTEGYFGPFGGKFIPEALVAAVDEVATEYEKAKADPAFAAELDGLLAHYTGRPSPLTEVARFAEHAGGARVFLKREDLNHTGSHKINNVLGQALLTRRMGKTRVIAETGAGQHGVATATACALFGLECTIYMGEVDTRRQALNVARMRMLGAEVVSVTSGSRTLKDAINEAFRDWVANVDSTHYLFGTVAGPHPFPAMVRDFHRVIGVEARRQVLERTGRLPDAVVACVGGGSNAMGLFHAFIPDTGVRLVGCEPAGHGVDSGEHAATLTVGEPGILHGSRSYVLQDDEGQIIEPYSISAGLDYPGVGPEHAWLKDTGRAQYRAVTDDASMQALRLLSRTEGIIPAIESAHALAGALELGRELGPEAVIVINLSGRGDKDMDTAARYFGLYDGADGETGGESGSTSGNGMQTGAGK
- the trpM gene encoding tryptophan biosynthesis modulator TrpM; translation: MSIASRLAPGCRPRGCRAPARKVLGRRVRYVIGCEPGQVNGRRWRRG
- the trpC gene encoding indole-3-glycerol phosphate synthase TrpC; the protein is MSVLDEIIDGVRADLAERQARVTLDELKERAARARDARDGVAALRGEGVKVICEVKRSSPSKGPLAAIADPAALAAEYEAGGAAAISVLTEQRRFGGSLADLEAVRAKVDTAVLRKDFVVTSYQLWEARAYGADLVLLIVAALEQPVLESLVERAESIGLTPLVEVHDEAEVQRAVDAGARVIGVNARNLKTLEVDRDTFARVAPEIPDHIVKVAESGVRGPHDLIAYAHDGADAVLVGESLVTGRDPRTAVADLVAAGAHPALRNGR
- a CDS encoding DUF2752 domain-containing protein; protein product: MSSRSRAVADPAGGVPPRPGPEPATEPATERKPRPGAARRLAVPLAVLGAVAAAFAYVGAVDPDRPGHYPLCPLRYYTGLNCPACGGLRGAHALVHGQLRAGLRCNALAVAGYAAFAVVWTVWAVRSARGLPYAPVLRPGARRALVVVAVVFTVVRNLPFGRALSP
- a CDS encoding HGxxPAAW family protein; translated protein: MAEAHGHGHTPAAWTGVIIAFIGFCVGGAFMVADNTVGFWVGIALIAVGALVGGIMKLMGLGQKYEPIETSPVRAGSTEAREHARA
- a CDS encoding TIGR02234 family membrane protein, translating into MNTSPAAHEQPAPAPAAEAGVLAPEAAAPDAPAVVGRTDPGRRTAHLALAAALACGVVGSTVVLYAASRTWSHGVAVTGGGSLPVHATGSQTTALPGALALVGLAALVAVFAVRRIGRYVVSALLALSGLGAAVVALSRRGDHGALNAAAATATSLAHATAARTTVTFWPVAAAVGGLLLLVAGVLALVWGSRWPAMSGRYERAGGAAGPRGRAPKPIDPERSEDLWKALDRGEDPTGA